The DNA sequence ACGATATATTGTCAAAGGAGAAATGGACCGAATTCTAACAAGGCCGATTCATAGCTTGTTTCAGATTATACTTGAACGAATGGAGCTTGAATCGATGTTTGGGGTGATTACAGGAGTAGCGATTATGACCTATGCGAGCATGCAGCTCGGCTTAACCTTCTCCTGGTATGACCCGTTTATCTTTTTGCTGTTAGCCTTAGGGGGCGCGTTCATCTATGCAAGCATCTTTATTATGATTGCGAGCATTTCCTTTTGGTCCGATAGCCGAACGGACATTATGCCGATGATGTACAACATCGGAAACTACGGCCGTTACCCAGTGGATATTTATAACAACATCATCCGCTTCGTATTAACATGGGTGCTTCCATTTGCCTTTGTTGGGGTGTACCCAGCGGCTTATTTCCTAGGAAGAGAAGAGTGGTATCTCTACACCGCATTGACTCCGTTTGTCGCCATCGCATTCTTTATATTAGCGGTGTTCTTATGGAACAAAGGTGTCACGAAATATAGAGGAGCAGGGAACTAAGGGTGAAACCTTGGTTCTTTATTTATGGATTCGAACGGTAGTAAAGGGAATGTATTGAGATTTGTGGAAATGTAAAAGGGAAGAGACTAAAAGAAATTTGGTGGATGAGACATGAGAACCGTCATAGAAGGACAATTGAAACGAAAGAAGTATGTAAAGAAAATAATAAAGGTTACAGCAGTACTCACTTTATTCCTCGTTATCGTATTAACTGCGATACCACCACTTATTATGGGTGGGATGATTAATCAATCTGTTCAATTTTCCCAAGTATATCAGGCTA is a window from the Bacillus alkalicellulosilyticus genome containing:
- a CDS encoding ABC transporter permease; the protein is MYYVSMFFQYASQYVKTRLTYRVDTVVEILSDLLFQAVNLIFILVVFGHTQLLSGWSREEIIFIYGFFLVPFSIFTSFFNIWDFNERYIVKGEMDRILTRPIHSLFQIILERMELESMFGVITGVAIMTYASMQLGLTFSWYDPFIFLLLALGGAFIYASIFIMIASISFWSDSRTDIMPMMYNIGNYGRYPVDIYNNIIRFVLTWVLPFAFVGVYPAAYFLGREEWYLYTALTPFVAIAFFILAVFLWNKGVTKYRGAGN